Sequence from the Janthinobacterium lividum genome:
CTTTACCGATAGATGTTCAGGATGAATTGCTGGCGAGTGCCGATGCGCTGTCGAAGCTGGGTCCGGCTGCCGGACGGCCTCATGTCGGGACGTTGAAGAATCCTGAACACCCAAACATGAAAGAGCTGCGGTTCAAGGCCAACAACGGGGCAGAGGTGTGGCGCGCGGTCTTTGCTTTCGATACGAGGCGAGAGGCGGTCATTCTGGTTGCGGCAGCCAAGCAGGGTGTCGATGAGGCCAGGTTTTACAGGGATTTGTTATCCAAGGCCAATGCACGCTACGAGCAACACCTCAAAAAACTGGATGCGGCGAAAGCAAGGCAGGACAAAGGCAGTAGGTGATTTTAGGAACAGGAGTTTGCCATGGGAAGAAATCTGAACGACGCCATCCACAGTTTGCCGGCCGAGCGGCAGGCAAAAATTGCGGCTTTGTCCCAGGAAAAGATGCAAGAAATGATAGCGCACGCCGCCACGCTGACGGATTTCCGCAAGGCAGTGGGCAAGACCCAGGCGGAGGTTGCCAGGGAACTCGGGATTCAACAGCATGCCGTTTCGCAACTGGAAAAGCGTAGCGATACCTATGTATCGACCTTGCGCCGGTTTCTGCAATCGCTGGGCATGACATTGGAACTGTCGGTCGTTGCGCAAAACGGCGTTCGTATCGAACTGCAGAATTTTCTGCGCAGCCAGGAAGTTGATGCCGATGTCGACGACAGCGGACTTCCTGCGTCTGCGACCTCTCCAGGAAAACGGAAAGCCGGCGTGTCGCGCAAGCGGGCTGGCAATACCTGAAGAGATTATTCACCGGCCAGTTGCACGTCCCACCACGTGGGTAGCAGCTGGCGGATTTCCGGCCGTGAAAAACGGTCGTCGATCAGGTAGACGACCCCCTTGTCCGACTGCGTGCGGATCACCCGGCCGGCCGCCTGCACCACCTTTTGCATGCCGGGGTACAGATATGTATAGTCGTAGCCGGCGCCAAAGATGTCGCCCATGCGCTGGCGGATCTGTTCGTTGACGGGATTGATCTGCGGCAAACCGAGGGTGGCGATGAAGGCGCCGATCAGGCGCGCGCCCGGCAAGTCGATGCCTTCGCCGAAGGCGCCGCCGAGCACGGCAAAGCCGATGCCGCGCGTATCCAGGCCGAAACGGCCCAGGAATTGCGCCCGGGAAGCGTCGTCCATGCGGCGCGGCTGTTGCCAGAGTGGCACGTCCGGGTAATGCTGGGCGAACAAGTGGGCCGTCTTTTCCATGTAGTCGAAGCTGCTGAAGAAGGCCAGGTAATTGCCCGGCGTTTCTGCGTATTGCTTCGCCATCAGCTGGGTGATGGGCAGCAGCGAGGCGGCGCGGTGCTGGTAGCGCGTGGAAATGGTGTCGGCCACGCGCACGGACAGTTGTTCCGCCTGGAACGGCGATTCCACGTCGACCCAGGCCGTGTCGGCTGGCATGCCCAGGGTGTCGCTGTAGTAATTCCACGGACTCAGGGTGGCGGAAAACAGGGCCGTGCTGTGGCTGGCCGCGAACCGCTCCTTGAGAAACGGTGCGGGAACGATATTGCGGATGCAGACGGTGGAGCCAGCAGTGGGGCCCGTATTTGTCTTGCTGACGTCGAACAGCGAATGCTCGCCAAAACTTTCCGCCAGGCGGTTGATCAGCAACACGTCGAAATAAAAGCGCTGCAAATCTTCGTCCAGCGCCGCCGCGTGGTCGGCCAGGTAGTCGCCGATGGCCGTGGCCACGCCTTGCAGGGCGCCAAAGAATTTGTCCGGCAAGGCCGCATGCACGTGGTAGTCGCCATCCTGCTCCTTCAACAAGGCCGTCCACTGGCGCGAGAGGCGGTCCAGCGGCTTTTTCAGTCCCTCGGGCGCGAACTTGCGCAGCATTTTCAGGTTGATCTGCGCCAGCTCGGCCGAATACATGCTGCGCGCACGCGACACCATATTGTGGGCTTCGTCGACCAGCACATTGACTTTCCAGTCGTGGGCCAAAGTCATGCCGTACAGCATGGCGCTGAGGTCGAAGTAATAATTGTAGTCGCCGATGACGACGTCGCTCCAGCGCGCCAGCTCCATGCCCAGGTAGTACGGGCAAATACCCTGCTGCAAGGCGATGGCGCGCACGGCTTCCTTGTCGAGGATCAAGCCGCTGGCCAGCGCGACCTCACGCGCCAGCGGCAAGCGGTCGTAAAAACCTTTTGCC
This genomic interval carries:
- a CDS encoding type II toxin-antitoxin system RelE/ParE family toxin, producing the protein MNAPRTWSITFHDDFDAEFDALPIDVQDELLASADALSKLGPAAGRPHVGTLKNPEHPNMKELRFKANNGAEVWRAVFAFDTRREAVILVAAAKQGVDEARFYRDLLSKANARYEQHLKKLDAAKARQDKGSR
- a CDS encoding XRE family transcriptional regulator; the protein is MGRNLNDAIHSLPAERQAKIAALSQEKMQEMIAHAATLTDFRKAVGKTQAEVARELGIQQHAVSQLEKRSDTYVSTLRRFLQSLGMTLELSVVAQNGVRIELQNFLRSQEVDADVDDSGLPASATSPGKRKAGVSRKRAGNT
- a CDS encoding ATP-dependent DNA helicase yields the protein MSARRYTIAVRALCEFTAKVGDLDLRFTPSPTAQEGMAGHATVTSRRDDDYQREISLSGHFGPLHVRGRADGYDPARRQLEEIKTYRGDLDAMPANHRQLHWAQARIYGHLLCQQLNLPMLRVALVYFDIVSQKETIMHEECTAEALRLFFEQHCALFLDWAEQEMAHRASRDAQLTSMAFPHADFRPGQRQLAEAMYKASSRGCGLLAQAPTGIGKTVGSLFPMLKATAAHRLDKLFFLAAKVPGRQMALDACAILKDSAPLLPLRVLELSAKSSACEHPDKACHGESCPLAKGFYDRLPLAREVALASGLILDKEAVRAIALQQGICPYYLGMELARWSDVVIGDYNYYFDLSAMLYGMTLAHDWKVNVLVDEAHNMVSRARSMYSAELAQINLKMLRKFAPEGLKKPLDRLSRQWTALLKEQDGDYHVHAALPDKFFGALQGVATAIGDYLADHAAALDEDLQRFYFDVLLINRLAESFGEHSLFDVSKTNTGPTAGSTVCIRNIVPAPFLKERFAASHSTALFSATLSPWNYYSDTLGMPADTAWVDVESPFQAEQLSVRVADTISTRYQHRAASLLPITQLMAKQYAETPGNYLAFFSSFDYMEKTAHLFAQHYPDVPLWQQPRRMDDASRAQFLGRFGLDTRGIGFAVLGGAFGEGIDLPGARLIGAFIATLGLPQINPVNEQIRQRMGDIFGAGYDYTYLYPGMQKVVQAAGRVIRTQSDKGVVYLIDDRFSRPEIRQLLPTWWDVQLAGE